The genomic stretch ATCAATATTTCGTAAATATGGTGGAAAGCAGCTTGAAATCCTTGAGATAAGATAACAATATAACGATCTTGACTCTCGTGATATTTGAAGACTTTCCCTTATGCTGGCCTGTAAAGCTCGTATAAGGGTGGAGTCTTTTCTCTGGTCGCAGGTCAAGATTATTTTTTTTAGGAGGGAAATTTGCGTGTTAGATATTAAAATATTGCGTAATGATTTTGGCAGAGTAGAGGAGGCCCTCAAGCGCCGTGGTAAATCCGTTGATTTAATTGCTGATTTTCCAAAGCTTGATGTACGCCGCCGTGAACTTCTTCAAGAAGTAGAAACATTAAAGAATCGGAGAAATACGGTATCTGGTGAAGTTGCCAAACGCAAGAAAAATAAAGAAGATGCGGATGAATTAATCGCTGAAATGCGCCAAGTGTCAGATAATATCAAGCAAATGGATGAGGAAATCCGTGAACTTGAAGCGCAAATTAATGAACTGACGATGGCTATTCCTAATATTCCTCATGAGAGTGTACCCGTAGGGGCATCTGAGGATGATAATGTAGAGATCCGCCGCTGGGCTGAACCACGTGAATTTACGTTTAAACCGAAAGCACACTGGGATATAGCGCAAGATCTGGGTATTCTTGATTTTGAAGCAGCAGCTAAGGTTACAGGATCGAGATTTACATTTTATAAAGGGCTTGGAGCACGTCTTGAACGGGCGTTGATCAGCTTTATGATGGATTTGCATAGTGATCATCACGGGTATGAAGAAATTCTTCCTCCGATGATTGTTAACAAAGACAGCCTTTACGGAACAGGTCAGCTTCCCAAGTTTGAAGAAGATCTCTTCAAAATTAAAGACACAGAGTATTACCTGATTCCTACTGCCGAGGTTCCTGTGACGAACTATCACCGCGAAGAAATTATTGATGCTGAGCAGTTACCACAGAAATTTGTAGCATACAGCTCTTGTTTCCGTTCTGAAGCAGGGTCAGCAGGCCGTGATACCCGTGGTCTGATTCGTCAGCATCAATTTAATAAAGTGGAGATGCTGAAATTTGCGTTGCCAGAACACTCTTATGACGAACTTGAATCGATGACTAAAAATGCAGAACGCGTTCTAGAGCTTCTAGAGCTTCCATATCGAGTTATGGCACTCTGCACTGCAGACATGGGCTTTACATCAGCCAAGACGTATGACCTGGAAGTGTGGCTGCCTGAGAGCGGGATGTACCGTGAAATATCTTCATGCTCAAATTGTGAAGATTTCCAAGCAAGACGTGCCAATATTCGTTTCCGCCGTGAAGCGAAAGCCAAACCTGAATATTTGCATACACTCAATGGTTCAGGACTTGCTGTAGGAAGAACTTTTGCTGCTATTCTTGAGAATTACCAACAAGAAGATGGCAGTGTGAAGATTCCGAAAGTGCTCGTTCCTTACATGGGCGGCGTGGAAGTTATTTCCCCAAAATAATTTTCGAATAAAAGTTGCATATGGGGACAATCTATGATAAAATAATTTTTGTTGAGCGTTAAGTAAGTTGCTAAAACGTTAATAAAATTATTTTATCCTGGAGAGGTACCGAAGCGGTCATAACGGGGCGGTCTTGAAAACCGTTAGGGTGCAAGCCCACATGGGTTCGAATCCCATCCTCTCCGCCATAACACATAAATGACAAGCCATTTTCCTTATTTAAGGAGAATGGCTTTTTTGGTTATCCAAAAAGATAGGTGCGAGAAGACAAGAATGAACAGTATTGAACAGTGCATAAAAAAGCGGTGAAAATCACACGTTAAAAGGTGTGGAGGTGTTACTAATGAGTGAAATTTTTAATATTGATCAAACCCAGCTTGTTCATGCTTGGAATGAGAGTTTGCCGAATGTGCTGAATAAAGGTGACCAAGCACAGGTAAAACCTGATGAAGCAGATCAACACACCCTTCGCATTCATATCGATACCGCAGGGCACCAGATGTACTCTTTTGATTTCAAATGCGCATATGTAGATAACCGTGAAGTCAAAGTCGATTTGATGGATGTAGAGAAAGACGGACGGCATGTTGATGAACGTACGGATACCATTCAGCAGCTTACGCATGATTATATGCGTCATATCCACGAGTGTGCACAAGCAGTGCAGTATTTAACAAACCCTTAAGGAGAGGATCTAATGAGTAAGCCAAAAGCGATTCCTGTACCGGAAGCACAGCCAGCTGGTGTGAGACATAAAAAGGATCATTCCTCTGGCCCAGAGCCCCTTTCGGGGTCCAAGAAGGTCAAGAACCGTAACCACGTAGATCATAATAATCCACAAGGCTGATTCTTTTATATCTTCATCATTACGAAGGGTTCTCCTCAAAGAGGGGGACCCTTTCTCTGTATACAACTCATTTTTATAAATCTTATGAACCAAATATCTCCAAAAGTGTTTATCTTATCTGAGAAATGAGATATCATTCTAAAGGTGTTTATGAAAAGGATGAATGACGAGAGGGGAGCAATCATGAACAAGAGTTACACAAGAGTCTTGTTAACAATGATGCTGGCGGCAATCGTCGTACTAGCAGGTTGTGGAGCTAAACAAGAACCTAAGGAAGCAGTGAGAGATGCTGCAGCTAAAGCAACGGAGATGACTTCGTTTGCACTTACAAGTAAAGTAGTGATTAATAACTTTTCCATGAGTCAGTCTGATGAACTTCCTGAAATGGAAATGGTCCTAGCCATGCTGAAAGATGCAGAGCTAAGTGTAGACGGGGTGTTCCAGAATGACCCAATGCAAAGCGAGTTCACTATTGGTATTCATCTGAAAGGTGATATGGAGTTTGCATACAACATTCCTGTTGTGATGACGGCAGATAAGATGTACATTAAAGTGCCGAATATCCCTATGCTTGGTATTCCAGAAACACTAGTGAATAAATACATTGAGATAGATATGAAGAAACTGGCTGAAGAAGAGGGAGTAGAGTGGAGTCCAGCAACTATGGATTTAACCAAATCTCAGCAGTTCTCTAATGAAGTGACAGACGCGGTATTATCCGAATATGATCAGGACACCTATTTTAAGAGTATTGAAAAAGAAGAGTTCTCTGTTCCTGAGGATGTTGATGCTAAACAGCTTGTTCAGTTCCAAGTAACAAATGATAATGCCAAAGAAGCGATTACCATTCTATTGAACAAGGTTATGCCTAAAGTAATTGATATTATGAGTAAAGCGGAATATAAAGAAATGCTTCAAATCACGGACGAACAAATAGCTGAAATGAAAGAAGAACTAAACAGTACAGACGAGAGCCAAATAGCTGCCGATCTTGAAGAGCTGAAAAACCACTTAACCATTAATACGTTTACTATGAATACTGCCATCAATAAAGAGGGAATTCCAGCTTACCAAGAAGGAAATGTTGATGTTATCATTAATGATCCCGACACAAGTGAGACAGTGAATCTAGACATGACGATCACTCAACACTATAAAGACATTAATAAAACGCAAAAATTTGAAATTGGCATCCCTGCGGGGGACGATGTCGTAACGATGGAACAATTTCAGGAATTATTAAGCGAAGCGTACAGTTACTAAGTAAAGAAGAAGAAAGGTCAAGTGAAGGATCTAGATCCCTCGCTTGACCTTTTTTGCGGAGAATAACAGTACAGTTATCCGGCTCTAAATGAACCTCCAAACATGGGAAAAGTCGAGTCGTTTGCTGTCACTTTATGATCCTTCTTTAGCACTATGTTTATGTCTTAGACGTCTAAAGAAGGAAGTGAGTAAGGAAGCGCAGGTTTCCTGCAGAACTCCGCTTGTAACTTCCGTTTGATGATTAAATCTAGATTCTTGCAACAAATTCATAAGCGTTCCAGCGCAGCCTGCTTTCGGATCGGTTGTCCCAAATATGACGTGAGGAACTCTAGATTGGACGATAGCCCCAGCACACATAGGACAAGGTTCAAGTGTTACATATAATTTGCAGCCAAGCAGGCGCCAAGCTTGCAAATGAGCACTTGCTTCTTTGATTGCTAAAATCTCAGCATGAGCCGTTGCATCATAATTAACTTCGCGGAGGTTATGACCTCTTCCGATAATTTGATTATCTTTGACGATGATCGCACCGATAGGCACTTCGCCAAGTGCTTCTGCTTTTAACGCTTCTTTAATTGCCTCATTCATCCAATACTCATCTGTATATAAGGAATCATCCTCAGTATGAATTTTTGGTTGGTCCTGTTTCATAAACGTAGTACATCCCTTCTGACGAGCATTTATCCAACGAACAAATATTCGGGTTGTTAACATGTTGTGCATAAGTTTGTGGATAACCTACTAGTTTTACACAGACTTATACACATATTATCCAAAGGCTTGTGGATTTGTTAACAACTTTGTGTATTACTTCTTTATTTTATTCAATACTTGTCGATATATCAATTTCATAACTACGTATGCAGTCATTCCTTTTCAAATAACTTGTAAGAAGGTATGATGTTCTTATACATAAATCCCTAGAAAGTCGTACATATAGTCACTTTTCGCCAGGATACGAGCCAAGAGGTGAGCTGGAGATTGTCCATTAAAATTAAATTGTCTTTGGTGATGTCGTTCTCGTTATTAATTTTACTTGGACTCAACATCGCGCTCAGTTATTACACGACCCAGGAAAATTTGCTGCAAGATAGTGAAAAACGAATTGAATCTGCAGCAAAGCAAATTGCACTGGCCATGGAGCAGAATCAAGACAATGCAGATGTCGTTAAGAAGCAGGTAGCTAAAAATTTATGGCTTTCTGCGAAGTATGCAGCTAAAAGTTTGGACCCGGATATTAATAAGATAACAAATGAGCAGTTAGAAGAACTAAGTGAAGAGATAGGGGTATCTGCTATTTCTCTAATGATTCAGACAGAAGATGATATTGTTGTTACCAAATCCTCAGATCCTAATGAACTTGGGTTATCAACAAGAAAAATGACATTTTGGTATATTGCATTTAACCAGCTTTTTAAAGAGTATCAAGTGACAATCCCCCAAGGGATAAAATATGACCATTATTGGTCAAATGGATTTGAATATGCTACATCGGACCCCGGGAATGTAAACATTTGGGGCTATTATCATGACGGGAAAAGAAATTATATAATCAATCCATTCATGAATTCAGATGAGATTGAGGACTATGTTCTTTTTTTCAACCCCGAAGGGAATATTAAAAAGTTTCAAGATGTGAATCCATCGATTCTTTCCATTGCTGGAATTAATCCTGCTACGTTCGGACAACCAACGATGGAGGAAGATGGAACAGATGAACTCTACCCTAAATTTATCAATAAACCTATATTCTTTGGGGAATATCGATATGGAGAAGTTGAAAGGGATAAAAAAGCAGTTAATAAAGCGATTGAAACCGGAAATAATGTGTCATATACCTCTTTAGTGGATGGAAAAAAAGTATTGAAAAATATGATTCCCATTACTAACTCTGTAGGACAGAAATATGTGATTAGTATTGTGACCGACTATCATGAAATTGAAAGTGTAATGTCAGAACAGTTAACTAGTCATATTGCGGTATCTCTTGTACTGATGGAAATCGTTATTTTTGGAAGTTATTTATTTGCTTCTGCTTATACAAAACCGATACAGACTATCCTTTCTAAAGTGAATGAAGTAGGAGACGGTCATTTTAATTATGATCTCAAACT from Paenibacillus polygoni encodes the following:
- the serS gene encoding serine--tRNA ligase is translated as MLDIKILRNDFGRVEEALKRRGKSVDLIADFPKLDVRRRELLQEVETLKNRRNTVSGEVAKRKKNKEDADELIAEMRQVSDNIKQMDEEIRELEAQINELTMAIPNIPHESVPVGASEDDNVEIRRWAEPREFTFKPKAHWDIAQDLGILDFEAAAKVTGSRFTFYKGLGARLERALISFMMDLHSDHHGYEEILPPMIVNKDSLYGTGQLPKFEEDLFKIKDTEYYLIPTAEVPVTNYHREEIIDAEQLPQKFVAYSSCFRSEAGSAGRDTRGLIRQHQFNKVEMLKFALPEHSYDELESMTKNAERVLELLELPYRVMALCTADMGFTSAKTYDLEVWLPESGMYREISSCSNCEDFQARRANIRFRREAKAKPEYLHTLNGSGLAVGRTFAAILENYQQEDGSVKIPKVLVPYMGGVEVISPK
- a CDS encoding small acid-soluble spore protein P, with product MSKPKAIPVPEAQPAGVRHKKDHSSGPEPLSGSKKVKNRNHVDHNNPQG
- the tadA gene encoding tRNA adenosine(34) deaminase TadA, whose protein sequence is MKQDQPKIHTEDDSLYTDEYWMNEAIKEALKAEALGEVPIGAIIVKDNQIIGRGHNLREVNYDATAHAEILAIKEASAHLQAWRLLGCKLYVTLEPCPMCAGAIVQSRVPHVIFGTTDPKAGCAGTLMNLLQESRFNHQTEVTSGVLQETCASLLTSFFRRLRHKHSAKEGS